Within Campylobacterota bacterium, the genomic segment AGCGGTTGAAAAACTCCGCGCGGAAGGGATAGACGCGAAAGCGCTGATCGTCGGGCACGCAATGGATGAGGGGTATCTGGATTCTTTGAAGGGGCGTTATCCTGACGTCGGGGTTTTTACCGGCTTTACGAAAGAGGCGCAGGCCATGATGCAGTTGTGCGACGTAGTAGTGCTGGCAACCGAAAAAGAGACGTTCGGGCTGGTGCTGATCGAGGCCATGATGTGCGGAGTCTGCGTTGTCGCCAGCCGGAGCGGCGGGCCGCTGGAGATCATCGATGAGGGTCGTAACGGTTTATTGTTTACGACGTTCGACGCACAGGACCTGAACCTCAAGCTCCGAGAGTTGTACGATGCCCCGGAATTCCGGGTGCATCTGGCGCAGGAGGGAAAACGCAAAGCGCTCGATGTGTTCGAAAGCAAAAAACAGTTTGAACGGATGACTAAAATTTTTGAAGAGATGCAGCAATGAAACTATGGTATGAAAAAGGGGCATGGGCAACCCGAAAAGCCAGAGAAACGGCGGCTTCGATGTCGCCCGAATCGGTTCGCTCGATTGTGGTGATTCGTCATGCGGCGATCGGGGATATGATGGTGATGCGACCGTTTCTGATTCAGGCGAGGGAGTTCTTCCCCAACGCGAAGATCACGTTGAGCATCGTGAACAACTATGCCTACGGTGCGCCCGAGGACCTGGTCGACCGCGTCCACGTGGTCCACAAGAAAAAAGAGGGGAAAAAAACGACCTACGCCGAACGCCTGCGCGACATCAAGGCGCTCGGGGAACACGACATCGTGTTCGATATGGCCGATACCTCGTTGTCCGGGATCATCTGCATGATGACCAAGGCACGCCTGAAAATCGGCTTCCCTTATCGCAGGTTCAAAAACAATCTGTTTTACGATATCGCCATTCTGCGTTCGGACCTGGTACCGGAGGTGGAAACCCTGCTGCACATGCTTTATATCCTCGGAGCCCCGAAAAAGCAGATGCTCGAATACGGTTATCCGCCCTATGAAACCAATCAGGAACGCCCCTACATCGTCTATTTTACGACCGCGTCGCTGGGCTGGAAGTGTTGGCCTCAGGAACGTTTTGCCGAACTGATTGAGCGATCGGTGGAAAATTATCCCGATTTCGAGCATGTGGTTCTCGAAGGGATCCGCGATTACGAAAAAGTCGATGCCCTGATGGAGCGCCTGAGCGCTTACCCGAGCGTTCGCAAGCTTGATCCGATGCCGCTGGAGGAGTTAATGCCGTTTTTGGGGAAAGCGCGCATGGTCGTCAGCGGCGATACGGGAATCCGCAATATGGCTATTGCCGCCGGAACACCGACGGTCGGGATCTTTTTCTTT encodes:
- a CDS encoding glycosyltransferase family 9 protein, translated to MKLWYEKGAWATRKARETAASMSPESVRSIVVIRHAAIGDMMVMRPFLIQAREFFPNAKITLSIVNNYAYGAPEDLVDRVHVVHKKKEGKKTTYAERLRDIKALGEHDIVFDMADTSLSGIICMMTKARLKIGFPYRRFKNNLFYDIAILRSDLVPEVETLLHMLYILGAPKKQMLEYGYPPYETNQERPYIVYFTTASLGWKCWPQERFAELIERSVENYPDFEHVVLEGIRDYEKVDALMERLSAYPSVRKLDPMPLEELMPFLGKARMVVSGDTGIRNMAIAAGTPTVGIFFFTVPYRYLPIDERHHAVFNAEGREPYSEEVLRLMARKLHS